The proteins below are encoded in one region of Festucalex cinctus isolate MCC-2025b chromosome 2, RoL_Fcin_1.0, whole genome shotgun sequence:
- the LOC144014748 gene encoding carbohydrate sulfotransferase 11-like, with translation MRMPRGGRLFLATCLGSLVVLVLYFQSVGKPEPSVGTGSRPEKSRRSPLQTLYSGDQQLQLLADQKSLQGRRELLEQACLSHTKKRRVLSPEDLKHLIVDDKHSLIYCYVPKVACTNWKRVLMVLTSDGRYTEPLSIPANEAHVAGNLRALSEFSVPEINRRLRSYLKFVFVREPFERLVSAYRNKFTRSYNTAFHKRYGTKIIRRHRTNPDPEALKKGSDVSFHEFVQYLVDPRTQREEPFNEHWERVHSLCHPCLIHYDVVGKYETLEPDAHAVLSLAGVEGTVQFPTSGKSTKTDGNMAARYFKHISPFYQKRLFNLYRMDFLLFNYSTPEYLRT, from the exons ATGAGGATGCCCCGAGGAGGACGCCTGTTTCTGGCGACGTGCCTGGGTTCTCTCGTGGTCCTGGTGCTTTACTTTCAGAGTGTCGGCAAGCCCG AACCCAGTGTTGGGACTGGCAGCAGACCAGAGAAAAGCAGGAGAAGTCCACTGCAGACCCTCTACAGTGGAGACCAG CAGCTGCAGCTGTTGGCTGATCAGAAATCGCTTCAAGGTCGCAGGGAGCTGCTGGAGCAGGCTTGTCTGAGCCATACGAAGAAGCGGCGGGTCCTTTCTCCAGAAGATCTCAAACACCTCATTGTGGACGACAAGCACAGCCTCATTTACTGCTACGTGCCCAAG GTGGCCTGTACCAACTGGAAGCGCGTCCTCATGGTCCTGACCAGCGACGGCCGCTACACCGAACCGCTCTCCATTCCCGCCAATGAGGCCCACGTAGCGGGCAACCTGCGCGCGCTGTCCGAGTTCTCGGTCCCCGAGATCAACCGCCGTCTCCGCAGCTATCTCAAGTTCGTCTTCGTGAGGGAGCCTTTCGAGCGCCTGGTGTCGGCGTACCGCAACAAGTTCACGCGCAGCTACAACACAGCTTTCCACAAACGCTACGGGACCAAGATTATCCGGCGGCACCGGACGAACCCGGACCCGGAAGCTCTGAAGAAAGGGAGCGATGTGTCTTTCCACGAGTTTGTTCAGTATCTGGTAGACCCTCGGACCCAACGCGAGGAGCCTTTCAATGAGCACTGGGAGCGGGTGCACTCGCTCTGCCATCCGTGTCTGATCCACTACGACGTGGTGGGCAAGTACGAGACGCTGGAACCGGATGCCCACGCCGTGCTCTCGTTGGCGGGGGTGGAAGGCACGGTTCAGTTCCCAACGTCCGGAAAAAGCACCAAGACGGATGGCAACATGGCGGCACGCTACTTTAAGCACATTAGTCCCTTTTACCAGAAGAGACTGTTCAACCTCTATCGAATGGACTTCTTGCTCTTCAACTACTCGACTCCGGAATATTTGAGAACTTGA